Genomic segment of Saprospira sp. CCB-QB6:
CTGCTGCTGTTTTGGGGCCTCCGCCTCGCTTCACTCGTCGGCGCTACGTTCCGCAGCTCGCTATTCGCTCGGCCCTGCGCGGGCTGAGGCCCGCTTGGTCTGGCCTGACGGCCACTGCTGCACATCGCTAGGCCGATACTGTAGGTTGAAACCTACAGCAAGGGTGGTATTGCTTCGCAATGTTTTTATGGAATGAGGGTTTTAACCCTCATTGATTTAAATCTTTTGGCCTTAGAACTGGCTGTTTTTATCTAGTTATAGGCTGAAGGTTTTAACCTTCGGCCCATTTTGTAGGTCCAGCATGGCCTCCCTTTTTGCTGTGGGTTTTAACCCACAGGACTATAGGATAGAAATTTTGCACCAAAGGACCAATACAGAAAATTCAGTCTAGACCTAGTTAATCAATAGAGCTAAACAAAAAGCCTCCTCGAAGGAGGGCGCGACTACTTGGTCTGGCCTGACGGCCACTGCTGCACATCGCTAGGCCTGCGGCCCTTCGGGCCTGCTACATGGGCCTGTAGGTTGAAACCTACAGCCAGACAACAAAAAATATCCTAGATCCATAGCGTGGAGGGTTAAAACCCTCCACAGCTTTTAACGGCCCTCAGAATTGCTGCATTTATGATTTAGGCAGCCTAGAAGATGTTTGTTTATGCAGGGTTTTAACCCTGCATACTATGTTAAAATGTATTCGTTAATTGGCTGTAGGTTTCAACCTACAGCTATGGCCCTGCAGCCTTTAGGCTGCAGGATTCTTGGCCCCAAAATACAAGGGGTTTCTATATTTTGTTTTTAAGCCAAGCTAGCTAAACTGCCGTAGGGTTGGTCCAGAAAAAAAGATAGGGCCTTAGACAGCTCCCCCTAGCTAAATGTATTGATGCAGACGCCTTGGGGGAATCCCCCTAGCTAAATGTATCAATGCAGATGCCTTGGGGGAATCCCCCTAGCTAAATGTATCGATGCAGACGCCTTGGGGGAATCCCCCTAGCTAAATGTATCGATGCAGACGCCTTGGGGGAATCCCCCTAGCTAAATGTATCGATGCAGACGCCTTGGGGGAATCCCCCTAGCTAAATGTACTGATGCAGATGCCTTGGGGGAATCCCCCTAGCTAAATGTATCGATGCAGACGCCTTGGGGGAATTCCCCTAACTAAATGTAAGAATGCAGACGACTGTGGCGCAACGCCACAGCTAAATGTAAGAATACAGATGACTCTAGGGGGGGTCCAGTAGATAGGCGGCTGAAAACAGGCGTTTAAAGCAGGGCGAAAAGATGAGCGGCCTAGCGATGTGCAGCAGTGCGGCGCAGCCGCAGACCAAGGCCGTCAGGCCGCAGGGCCGAGCGAATAGCGAGCTGCGGAACGTAGCGCCGACGAGCGAAGCGAGGCGGAGGCCCCAAAACAGCAGCGAGCTGCGACAACAAGGACTTTAGTCCGCAGTTCGACGACCAACGGGAGTAAACGTAGCGCCGCAAGGCGAAGCCGCAGCGACAACAAGGACTTTAGTCCGCAGTTCGATGACTGAAAGGAGTAACGCCCCTAAAAAAAAGGGAAGAGATAGTTTTTAGGCAACTTCTGTAAAAAAAGCGTATTTTTGGGGCTTCAACTAGACGATTTATAAAGTACCATGGCAAAAAAGCTAAATAGAGGACAAGGGGTTGGGGCCCTTTTTTCGAAAATCAATCCCAATATTGAGGTGAATAAAGAGGAATTGGTTCGGGAATTATCGAACACGGTGGCGGATATTCCCTTAGATCAGATCAGTTTCAATCCGGACAATCCTCGTTTAGAGTTTGATGAGGAGGCCTTATTGCAGTTATCGGAATCGATTAAGAAGCATGGGCTCATTCAGCCGATAACGGTAAGGCATTTGGGGGAGAATCAGTTTCAGCTCATTTCTGGAGAGCGTCGATTACGGGCCTCTAAGCTGGCGGCTTTGGGGCAGGTGCCGGCCTACATTCGGGTGGCCAATGATGAGGCCATGTTAGAATTGGCTTTGATTGAGAACATTCAGCGGCAGGACTTGAATGCGATAGAGATTGCGAGTACCTATCAGCGGATGATGGATGAGTTGAAATTGACGGAAGAGCAATTATCTAAGCGGGTCAATAAGAAGCGGAGCACGGTGAGTAATTATGTGCGTTTGCTTCGTTTGCCGGGTCAGATTCAGAATGCTATTAAGGCGCGGCAGATATCTATGGGGCATGCGCGGGCCTTGGC
This window contains:
- a CDS encoding ParB/RepB/Spo0J family partition protein codes for the protein MAKKLNRGQGVGALFSKINPNIEVNKEELVRELSNTVADIPLDQISFNPDNPRLEFDEEALLQLSESIKKHGLIQPITVRHLGENQFQLISGERRLRASKLAALGQVPAYIRVANDEAMLELALIENIQRQDLNAIEIASTYQRMMDELKLTEEQLSKRVNKKRSTVSNYVRLLRLPGQIQNAIKARQISMGHARALAGLNEEQLQSILFEACMEDKLSVRKVEQYSKLLQKGNSLDKAIMGLKSGMIALGHLAELSRLEKLDEQLYLYKEIIRSNWSVEETRLWLNKQLAKKEQEEEGPKEEKKKTLSPAYQNLQDRLKSQLGAKVQLKANEKGKGQIIINFMDPDDLERILEQLNYEA